A section of the Pseudomonas sp. FP453 genome encodes:
- a CDS encoding TonB-dependent siderophore receptor, producing the protein MPAPRLTPITLGLSVLLSAGFACAATTLPTTSISAEADEDDPRIKETSTATRTATPVRYVPQAIDSVKTESLRSYGTNDLGQALSGIPNVSSGADTRFDSLRIRGFDASNDFYLDGIRDDSQYVRDLHNIERIEVLKGPAAVLYGRGGQGGIVNRVSKLPTAGHKSSIEAQGGSNDLRSLYADLSTDPSDTISLRLNMGNQDNNSFRHGVSGNRQLFAPSMSWQLTPDLNWLVQYEYSRYNRTPDRGIPGVNGRPADVSRSTTYGDSRDYIDDKSQSLRSKLAYELNDNWQLRQTLGLFKLDSDFDNTYQVAYVPATNSVTRQRWQQDLRTFNITNNVELEGSFSTFGLEHRLLTGVEMGSQRRDPKLYNGGTSVPRLDLNQPNRHLSHTGRMSLSSNNHTEVESRAVYVQDQLRLNDQWQVLAGLRYDRFEVDTKNKINNLQQNVDSHNASPRIGLVWTPLENHSFYASWSKTFSPAGGGLIGITPSATSGANDLSPELTKQKEIGVKSDWLDDRLSTTLAVYELELYNRRTADPLDRTITLLSGLQRSRGVELTATGKIVGNWYVRGGIGLQDATVVKDNNGFEGKRVNDVAKRNGSLFITWKPEMGWYAETGLTLVGDRYADSLNTVVLPGYGRWDALAGFRQKEWDVRAALNNIADKNYYASATSVAQIQPGEPRSLVVTGTYSF; encoded by the coding sequence ATGCCTGCCCCACGCCTGACGCCCATCACACTTGGGCTCTCCGTTCTGCTGTCTGCTGGTTTTGCCTGTGCTGCCACCACCTTGCCCACTACGTCGATCAGCGCCGAAGCTGACGAAGACGACCCACGCATCAAGGAAACCAGCACCGCCACGCGCACAGCCACCCCGGTGCGTTATGTGCCCCAGGCCATCGACTCGGTGAAGACGGAAAGCCTGCGGTCCTACGGCACCAATGACCTGGGCCAGGCGTTGAGCGGCATTCCCAACGTCAGCAGCGGCGCCGATACGCGCTTCGACAGCCTGCGCATTCGCGGTTTCGACGCGAGCAACGACTTCTACCTCGACGGCATCCGCGACGACAGCCAATACGTCCGAGACCTGCATAACATCGAGCGCATCGAAGTGCTCAAGGGCCCAGCCGCAGTACTCTACGGGCGAGGCGGTCAGGGAGGGATCGTCAACCGCGTGAGCAAACTGCCCACCGCCGGGCATAAATCCAGCATCGAAGCCCAGGGCGGCAGCAATGATTTGCGCAGCCTGTACGCCGACTTGAGCACTGACCCCAGCGACACCATCAGCCTGCGCCTGAACATGGGCAACCAGGACAACAACAGCTTCCGTCATGGCGTCAGCGGCAACCGCCAACTGTTCGCACCGTCCATGAGCTGGCAGCTCACGCCCGACCTGAACTGGCTGGTGCAATACGAATACAGCCGCTACAACCGCACGCCCGATCGCGGCATCCCCGGCGTCAACGGTCGCCCGGCCGATGTGAGCCGCAGCACCACCTACGGCGACAGCCGCGACTACATCGACGACAAGTCCCAGTCGCTGCGCTCCAAGCTCGCCTATGAGCTCAACGACAACTGGCAACTGCGCCAGACGCTCGGTCTGTTCAAACTCGACAGCGATTTCGACAACACGTATCAAGTCGCTTACGTGCCCGCGACCAACAGCGTCACGCGCCAGCGCTGGCAGCAGGACCTGCGCACCTTCAACATCACCAACAACGTCGAACTGGAAGGCAGCTTCAGCACCTTCGGCCTGGAGCATCGCCTGCTCACCGGCGTCGAAATGGGCAGCCAACGCCGCGATCCGAAGCTCTACAACGGCGGCACGAGCGTGCCGCGCCTCGACCTCAACCAGCCCAATCGCCACTTGAGCCACACCGGGCGCATGAGCCTATCGAGCAACAACCACACCGAAGTCGAAAGCCGTGCCGTCTACGTGCAGGACCAACTGCGCCTGAACGATCAATGGCAAGTCCTCGCCGGCTTGCGCTACGACCGCTTTGAAGTCGACACCAAGAACAAAATCAACAACCTCCAGCAAAACGTCGACAGCCATAACGCCAGCCCACGCATCGGCCTGGTGTGGACGCCCCTGGAAAACCACTCGTTCTACGCCTCGTGGAGCAAGACGTTCTCCCCAGCGGGCGGCGGCCTGATCGGCATCACCCCGAGCGCCACCAGCGGCGCCAACGACTTGAGCCCCGAGCTGACCAAGCAAAAGGAAATCGGCGTCAAAAGCGACTGGCTCGACGACCGCCTGAGCACCACCCTGGCCGTGTACGAACTGGAACTCTACAACCGCCGCACCGCCGACCCACTGGACCGCACCATTACGCTGCTCAGCGGCCTGCAACGCTCACGCGGCGTCGAGTTGACCGCCACCGGCAAGATCGTCGGCAACTGGTATGTACGCGGGGGGATTGGCCTGCAGGACGCCACGGTGGTGAAGGACAACAACGGCTTTGAAGGCAAGCGCGTCAACGACGTGGCCAAGCGCAATGGCAGCCTGTTCATCACCTGGAAACCAGAGATGGGCTGGTACGCGGAAACCGGCTTGACCCTGGTGGGCGACCGTTACGCCGACAGCCTCAACACCGTGGTGCTGCCGGGCTACGGCCGTTGGGATGCGTTGGCCGGGTTCCGTCAGAAGGAATGGGATGTGCGCGCGGCACTGAACAATATCGCCGACAAGAACTACTACGCGTCGGCGACCAGCGTGGCGCAGATTCAGCCAGGCGAGCCGCGTAGCCTCGTCGTAACCGGCACCTACAGCTTCTAA
- a CDS encoding OprD family porin, with product MLKQRMSLIALGILSASTAMANDQEQSKGFVEDSHLNIAARNAYISRDYKNHNQDKAEWGQGFIGKFESGFTQGTVGVGVDVLGQYAIRLDGGKGRSGGGGIDFFKQGDSGAAANDLAKGGAAVKARISNTVLKYGQQLPNVPVLAYDSGRLLAETYEGTSIVSKEIAGLQLDAGHFTKQGRKSAEGSDSGHLKSIDYVGGSYKFTESLSAALYASDMQDVLKKQYVNVNYVLALPEKQSLTFDFNGYKTKLDKDFAQLTQGDQDARDNKIWSLAATWAVGAHSFTVAHQRSTGDTGYLYSGYHQDNKNSGIGDGGNTILLANSYWSDFNGKDERSWQVGYGLDFSAYGVPGLSYNVAYVRGTNIDDGTNRGNGTEREIFNQFKYVVQSGPAKDLSLRARASWLRVSNNASNYNIGGNELRLFADYPINVF from the coding sequence ATGTTGAAGCAACGGATGAGTCTGATCGCTCTGGGGATTTTGAGCGCATCGACAGCAATGGCCAACGACCAGGAACAATCCAAGGGTTTCGTTGAAGACAGCCACCTGAACATCGCGGCACGTAACGCTTACATCAGCCGTGACTACAAAAACCACAACCAGGACAAAGCTGAATGGGGCCAAGGCTTCATCGGCAAGTTCGAGTCCGGTTTCACCCAAGGCACCGTGGGTGTGGGTGTGGACGTACTGGGCCAATACGCTATCCGTCTGGACGGTGGTAAAGGTCGCAGCGGCGGCGGCGGCATCGACTTCTTCAAGCAAGGCGACAGCGGCGCGGCCGCCAACGACCTGGCCAAGGGCGGCGCAGCTGTTAAGGCGCGTATCTCCAACACCGTACTGAAATACGGTCAGCAACTGCCGAACGTACCGGTCCTGGCCTACGACAGTGGCCGTCTGCTGGCGGAAACCTACGAGGGCACCTCGATCGTTTCCAAAGAAATCGCCGGCCTGCAACTGGACGCTGGTCATTTCACCAAGCAAGGCCGTAAAAGCGCCGAAGGCAGCGACAGCGGCCACCTGAAAAGCATCGACTACGTCGGCGGTAGCTACAAGTTCACCGAAAGCCTGTCGGCCGCGCTGTACGCTTCCGATATGCAGGACGTGCTGAAGAAGCAATACGTCAACGTGAACTACGTGCTGGCCCTGCCAGAGAAGCAGTCGCTGACCTTTGACTTCAACGGCTACAAAACCAAGCTGGACAAAGATTTCGCCCAGCTGACCCAAGGCGATCAAGACGCCCGCGACAACAAAATCTGGAGCCTGGCGGCTACTTGGGCTGTTGGCGCACACAGCTTCACCGTCGCTCACCAGCGCAGCACCGGTGACACCGGCTACCTGTACAGCGGCTACCACCAGGACAACAAGAACAGCGGCATTGGCGACGGTGGCAACACCATCCTGTTGGCCAACTCCTACTGGTCTGACTTCAACGGCAAGGACGAGCGTTCCTGGCAGGTTGGCTACGGCCTGGACTTCAGCGCCTACGGCGTGCCTGGCCTGAGCTACAACGTGGCTTACGTGCGCGGCACCAACATTGACGACGGTACCAACCGTGGCAATGGCACCGAGCGCGAAATCTTCAACCAGTTCAAGTACGTGGTTCAGAGCGGCCCAGCCAAAGACCTGAGCCTGCGTGCTCGTGCCTCGTGGTTGCGCGTTTCGAACAACGCCAGCAACTACAACATTGGCGGTAACGAACTGCGTCTGTTCGCTGACTACCCGATCAACGTTTTCTAA